A single window of Caldilineales bacterium DNA harbors:
- a CDS encoding metal-sensitive transcriptional regulator, whose protein sequence is MQPEVKKDVINRLRSVEGHVRGIERMVEDDGYCIDVMKQIKAVQSALERVNSLVLSNHLQTCVTTAIRSEDADDRQRVIGEIIEVFDAAGKLTR, encoded by the coding sequence ATGCAGCCCGAAGTCAAGAAAGATGTCATCAACCGTCTGCGTAGCGTCGAAGGTCATGTGCGCGGGATCGAACGCATGGTCGAGGATGACGGCTACTGCATCGACGTGATGAAACAGATCAAAGCCGTACAGAGTGCGCTCGAGCGCGTCAACAGCCTGGTTCTCTCCAACCACTTGCAGACCTGTGTCACCACCGCCATCCGCTCGGAAGACGCCGACGACCGCCAGCGCGTGATCGGCGAGATCATCGAAGTCTTCGACGCCGCCGGCAAGCTCACCCGCTAA